A window of Arcobacter acticola genomic DNA:
TTAATAATAGTGTTTCTAAATTACTTTTCTAAGCTTTTTTAATCTAATTTATTTCGAGAATAAATTGTAAAAATATCTATAATAAATCAATCATAAAAAATAATGCAAAAAAAAAGGATAGAAACAAAAGATTCTATCCTTTTTTATAAAATATAATAACTTATATTTTAAGAAGTAAAACTATACTTATTTAGCTGCAACAGCTTCTTTAAGAGCTTTTCCAACTTTGAATTTTGCAACAGTTGTAGCTGGTACGTTAACAGTTTTGTCAGTACCTGGAACTTTTGCAGTTCTTGCTGCTCTATCAGCTGTAGTAAATGTACCAAAACCAATAAAGCTTACAGCTTCTTTTTTCACTAAAGT
This region includes:
- a CDS encoding HU family DNA-binding protein, producing MNKAEFIDAVAAKAGLSKKDAKGAVDAVLDTITETLVKKEAVSFIGFGTFTTADRAARTAKVPGTDKTVNVPATTVAKFKVGKALKEAVAAK